One Bacteroidales bacterium DNA segment encodes these proteins:
- a CDS encoding bifunctional aspartate transaminase/aspartate 4-decarboxylase, with protein sequence MDTNVLEKLKTSRKREQQLEQLSPFELKDSLIKLASEENERSTRTMLNAGRGNPNFIATLPREAFFTLGQFGLAECRRSMDQPVGLAGIPQKKGIGKRFEAFLKEKSQLPGIDLLKYIYEYGLKTHRFDPDDWGLELAEGIIGDQYPSPVRMLKNCEVIVHDYLIQEMCQNKPSRAGKYDLFATEGGTAAMCYIFDSLVENGLLKKGDKIALGVPTFTPYLEIPELDKYQFKIVYVHGSAKDSQGNSNFQYPDEELDKLGDKSVRAFFIINPSNPTSVEICEKCRKYLVKVVKNLNPNLMILTDDVYGTFVDGFVSLMRDLPQNTLCVYSFSKYFGATGWRIGVIALHEDNIYDDMLTAIPQKEKDRLARLYESLTIYPEKLKFIDRLVADSRQVALNHTAGLSLPQQIQMMLFAAFALMDKDNKYKKACSNLLQKRYNLFWEGMNIPVIPDPDRAAYYCEVDIEEWGMKNYGKEFMSFMKKNFEPVDIVFRLAEKCRVVLLNGGGFAGPEWSVRVSLANLDDNAYATIGKALSETMQEYVDAWKKS encoded by the coding sequence ATGGATACTAATGTTTTAGAAAAATTAAAAACTTCACGTAAGCGTGAACAACAATTGGAACAACTTAGTCCTTTTGAACTGAAAGATAGCCTGATTAAACTGGCTTCGGAAGAAAATGAAAGATCCACCCGTACCATGTTAAATGCGGGGCGAGGAAATCCGAACTTTATAGCTACTTTACCCCGTGAAGCTTTTTTCACTTTAGGCCAGTTCGGTTTGGCGGAATGTCGCCGTAGTATGGATCAACCGGTTGGCTTGGCAGGTATACCGCAAAAGAAAGGTATCGGCAAGCGTTTTGAAGCTTTCCTTAAAGAGAAAAGCCAGCTTCCCGGAATCGATTTGCTGAAGTACATATATGAATATGGACTTAAAACGCACAGATTCGATCCGGATGATTGGGGACTGGAGTTAGCTGAAGGCATTATTGGAGATCAATACCCCAGTCCTGTACGGATGCTTAAGAACTGTGAAGTCATTGTACATGATTATCTGATTCAGGAAATGTGTCAGAATAAACCGAGCCGTGCCGGAAAATATGACCTTTTTGCTACCGAGGGAGGAACAGCTGCTATGTGTTATATTTTTGATTCACTGGTAGAAAACGGGTTACTGAAAAAAGGTGATAAAATTGCATTGGGTGTTCCTACATTTACACCTTATCTCGAAATACCCGAATTAGACAAATACCAGTTTAAAATCGTATATGTACATGGTTCGGCCAAAGACAGCCAGGGCAATTCGAATTTCCAGTATCCCGATGAAGAGTTGGATAAATTAGGGGATAAATCTGTCAGGGCATTTTTTATCATTAATCCGAGTAATCCGACATCAGTGGAAATCTGTGAAAAATGCCGGAAATACCTTGTGAAAGTCGTCAAAAACCTCAATCCTAACCTAATGATCCTCACTGATGACGTTTACGGTACTTTCGTTGACGGGTTTGTTTCATTAATGCGTGATCTTCCTCAGAATACCCTTTGTGTTTATTCGTTTTCGAAATATTTCGGAGCGACAGGATGGCGTATAGGTGTCATCGCTTTGCATGAAGATAATATATATGATGATATGCTTACTGCCATTCCACAGAAAGAAAAGGATCGGCTGGCAAGGTTGTATGAAAGCCTGACCATTTACCCTGAGAAATTAAAGTTTATCGATCGGCTGGTCGCTGATAGCAGACAGGTAGCATTGAACCATACTGCGGGATTGTCTTTGCCGCAACAGATCCAGATGATGCTTTTTGCCGCTTTTGCTTTAATGGATAAGGATAACAAATATAAAAAAGCTTGTAGCAATCTTCTTCAGAAACGATATAATCTTTTCTGGGAAGGGATGAATATTCCGGTCATTCCTGATCCGGACCGTGCTGCTTATTATTGTGAAGTAGACATTGAGGAGTGGGGAATGAAAAATTATGGTAAAGAATTCATGTCTTTCATGAAAAAGAACTTTGAACCGGTAGATATTGTATTCCGGTTAGCTGAAAAATGCCGCGTAGTACTATTGAATGGTGGAGGCTTTGCCGGACCGGAATGGTCGGTTCGTGTATCATTGGCCAACCTTGATGATAATGCTTATGCAACAATAGGTAAAGCATTATCGGAAACCATGCAGGAATATGTGGATGCCTGGAAAAAAAGTTAA
- a CDS encoding right-handed parallel beta-helix repeat-containing protein, with the protein MKLLPFYALVFFLSFINITTVSSTVRYVKAGATGNGSSWTNASGDLQAMINGSTDGDQIWITSGTYTPVIQANNTNGTPGNRNNTFIISKNIRIYGGFAGYEINPEGRDHKKNLTILNGNTDNSSSYHVLIFSNGCEALLDGLTITGGNANGKESVFIDGKEYRQDAGGGIYIMRSSPRLNNIIVKNNSAVYGGGIYSFHSFPVLTNVTVNHNSADQGGGIYHYYSFPVIVNITVSQNSGGGIFNVVSNPEISNSVIWGNENDLHNDAFSHTHCSYSLIQNETKDTEAVVPDDKEPEENVGRIIYVAPDGNDGNTGSEDSPLATIAGARNNIRKIKATGLPAGGIIVYFRGGTYPITETTYLTNEDSGTDASPVIYKAYPGETPVFTGGYHIQGSKFEKVKDATMRERLTPEARNKVVCYNLYKNGFSLNDLDYSKDFWKKDNLKEHVTEEFYDNNNYVRRMQVFMDDEALYLARYPNKTAGIFPENPYNTYLSISEIYGGRGAPGETWDGKSPVFRIDEPRMKSWKSYEDIIVFGMLGYHYENERNLVKEINTQQMTVELQSMPTYGLFDDARVAFENVFEELDQPGEYYIDKNTGVLYLYPVKDLNDTEVKIAALDKNFMIDVKGASNITFSGLTFELTKGSVFYIRGGRNCTVENCNLKNFGIWGVRLGDNALTTRNFIEAQKENKFSEYLRVIPASDNGYNHKVTGCYFLNTGHHACRIASGNAGNRERGNMIFENNIIKYSGLIGSTYRSGLNLHGAGILVKNNTFLYCLGQAITGNIIDTEIINNEFCDSPCDMGEDTGTLYLNYLATNDGVKVRYNFFHDVTNMDNRYGRKFGHALRSVIGYDNTAPFRDFSYNVVYNYPTAGLISIVTPWTCINNVFVDCDVVLPYYPEFFNTYKGRTPMDLLTENSESSISALYTSGLYRTTLWQEKYPELYAYYEYMANEKEDLQQPMDQIYNNLIVNINKIFQDRNSSLEELQLPAEVSVDPRYGNISNNHYLTHDPGFPGVANRNFQLSREVTNRYGMEWIDMSTMGAEKSKKDNSVLPVTSARVHNDSELREALADGSIDAIIFANDITVYRSDLVIQPRRAKPDLVIDGNGYTLTELMVKRSDPAKVIRLESNGTIRSLTVRSMTINGRNGAGNIYISAPEKVDLIYRNVHYKGPKLAENAAGSILLDNSEIRISFAEEGGTFMGEAVKANQIRFRDVVNITKDYDSDGTMEAVLKLTGSEPSLIVETFPRQTEVMIDYAGQETAKDRFTGGGGAINADHPFDFVIESKAAIRYKGVREYLSGAKPKKVIENSNSSISILIYEDAQKGVADKILSVEGDVIIGVNSSVDIDVRGTSQCLLEVNGNLSAMPGSSLSLSGYKFDSTIPGIVTKYPVLLMKGGASSNITFDRPSRVSIQSQQTQQDWMRSIGFVSDGTMKFTAHQISLTKRTSGNELYYEAENGGLITVETRIKGGANGVTQSLSYTTENNAPVNGGSLTKENVDMKNITRFYLASDKNRIDIDSEDDATDNQKSAGTEEYGPGIGNLNKYKDPLFQDFPTGNFQLKEGSPLINVGNNQKYLDAISLFMNEEEKKQASKARIIGGIIDIGAYESDTPADGNTVTGEIDITDLPDDIAIWSKYGKLYIQPEMSVKLFVYTVTGLLVKVLDMKENETAVLSLSTGVYLVASKDHKTRKAVVY; encoded by the coding sequence ATGAAGCTATTGCCATTTTATGCTTTAGTATTTTTTTTGTCCTTCATCAATATTACCACAGTATCATCAACAGTTCGTTATGTAAAAGCCGGAGCTACAGGAAATGGGAGTTCATGGACAAACGCATCGGGCGATTTGCAGGCCATGATCAATGGATCCACGGACGGTGATCAGATTTGGATAACCTCAGGAACATATACTCCCGTAATTCAGGCAAACAATACAAACGGGACTCCCGGAAACCGGAATAACACATTTATCATTTCGAAAAATATACGGATCTATGGTGGATTTGCAGGATACGAAATCAATCCGGAAGGAAGGGATCATAAGAAAAACCTGACTATTCTGAACGGAAATACGGACAATAGCTCCAGTTATCATGTATTGATATTCTCAAATGGATGTGAAGCGCTTCTTGATGGCCTTACCATTACAGGAGGAAATGCAAACGGGAAGGAATCCGTTTTTATAGATGGAAAGGAATACAGGCAGGATGCGGGAGGTGGGATATATATCATGCGTTCTTCTCCCAGGCTGAATAATATAATTGTAAAAAATAATTCAGCGGTTTATGGTGGAGGGATATACAGTTTCCATTCATTCCCCGTGTTGACCAATGTTACGGTAAACCACAACTCTGCCGATCAGGGCGGCGGGATATACCATTATTATTCATTTCCTGTAATAGTCAATATAACAGTAAGTCAAAATTCGGGTGGTGGAATTTTCAATGTCGTATCCAATCCTGAAATTTCAAATTCGGTTATCTGGGGTAATGAAAATGACCTCCATAACGATGCATTCAGTCATACACATTGTTCATACAGCCTGATACAAAATGAGACAAAGGATACTGAAGCTGTCGTTCCGGATGATAAAGAACCGGAGGAGAACGTTGGCAGAATTATTTACGTAGCACCTGATGGGAATGATGGCAATACAGGTTCTGAAGATTCACCTCTTGCAACAATTGCCGGGGCAAGAAACAATATCCGAAAGATAAAAGCTACCGGATTACCGGCCGGTGGAATTATTGTTTATTTCAGGGGAGGGACCTATCCTATTACAGAAACAACTTACCTGACTAATGAAGACTCCGGAACAGACGCTTCGCCTGTCATCTATAAAGCATACCCCGGAGAAACGCCTGTTTTTACCGGAGGATACCATATCCAGGGCAGTAAGTTCGAAAAGGTGAAAGATGCAACAATGCGTGAACGGTTAACACCTGAAGCCAGAAATAAGGTAGTCTGTTATAACTTATACAAAAACGGATTCAGTCTCAATGATCTGGACTATAGCAAGGATTTCTGGAAAAAAGATAACCTGAAAGAACATGTTACCGAAGAATTCTATGACAATAATAATTATGTCAGGAGGATGCAGGTTTTCATGGATGATGAAGCCCTTTACCTGGCCCGTTATCCTAATAAAACAGCAGGGATATTTCCCGAAAACCCATACAACACATATCTCTCCATATCTGAAATATACGGAGGAAGAGGTGCCCCCGGCGAAACATGGGATGGCAAGAGTCCGGTATTCCGCATAGATGAACCACGCATGAAAAGCTGGAAAAGCTATGAAGACATTATCGTTTTCGGAATGCTCGGCTATCATTATGAAAATGAACGGAACCTCGTAAAAGAAATCAATACCCAGCAAATGACCGTAGAATTGCAGTCCATGCCTACCTATGGCCTTTTTGACGATGCAAGGGTAGCGTTCGAAAATGTTTTTGAAGAACTGGATCAGCCGGGGGAATATTATATCGACAAGAATACAGGAGTATTATACCTGTATCCTGTTAAGGATTTGAATGATACTGAAGTAAAGATAGCCGCACTGGATAAAAACTTCATGATCGATGTAAAGGGAGCTTCCAATATTACTTTTTCGGGATTGACATTTGAACTGACGAAAGGTTCTGTTTTTTATATCCGCGGAGGAAGGAATTGTACCGTTGAAAACTGTAATCTGAAAAATTTCGGTATCTGGGGAGTCCGGCTCGGGGATAATGCACTGACTACCCGCAATTTTATAGAAGCCCAGAAGGAAAATAAATTCAGCGAATACCTTCGCGTGATCCCGGCTTCAGATAACGGATATAACCACAAAGTGACCGGTTGTTATTTTCTGAATACAGGTCACCATGCTTGTAGAATAGCGTCCGGTAATGCAGGAAACCGTGAAAGAGGAAATATGATTTTTGAAAACAACATCATCAAATATTCCGGCCTCATTGGTTCTACTTACAGATCGGGCCTGAACTTACATGGCGCAGGTATTCTCGTGAAGAATAATACTTTCCTTTATTGTCTCGGTCAGGCCATTACCGGAAACATCATCGACACTGAGATCATCAACAATGAATTCTGTGATTCTCCCTGTGATATGGGGGAAGATACCGGTACCTTGTATCTGAACTACCTGGCTACAAATGACGGGGTGAAAGTACGGTATAATTTCTTCCATGATGTGACCAACATGGATAACCGCTATGGCCGTAAGTTCGGGCATGCGTTACGCTCTGTAATAGGATACGATAACACTGCTCCTTTCCGGGATTTTTCCTACAATGTAGTTTATAACTATCCTACGGCAGGACTGATATCTATCGTTACACCATGGACCTGCATCAACAATGTTTTTGTAGATTGTGATGTAGTACTGCCTTATTATCCGGAATTCTTTAATACATATAAAGGAAGAACGCCTATGGACCTGCTGACAGAGAACAGCGAGTCTTCCATCTCGGCATTATATACCTCAGGCTTATACCGGACTACGTTGTGGCAGGAGAAATATCCGGAATTATATGCTTACTATGAGTACATGGCCAACGAAAAAGAAGACCTGCAGCAACCGATGGATCAGATATACAATAATTTGATTGTCAATATAAACAAAATCTTTCAGGACAGGAACAGTAGTCTGGAAGAATTGCAATTGCCCGCGGAGGTATCTGTTGATCCCCGGTACGGGAATATCAGCAATAATCATTACCTGACCCATGATCCCGGATTTCCGGGTGTAGCAAACAGGAATTTCCAGTTATCCCGGGAAGTAACGAATCGATATGGTATGGAATGGATCGACATGAGCACGATGGGCGCCGAAAAGTCAAAAAAAGACAATTCCGTTCTGCCGGTCACAAGTGCACGCGTACATAACGATTCCGAACTCAGGGAGGCGTTGGCCGATGGAAGTATCGACGCTATTATTTTTGCTAATGACATTACCGTATACCGGTCCGATCTGGTGATCCAGCCGAGACGGGCCAAACCCGACCTGGTGATCGATGGTAACGGCTATACCCTGACTGAGTTGATGGTGAAAAGATCAGACCCTGCCAAAGTCATCCGCCTGGAAAGTAACGGCACAATCCGATCCTTAACCGTTCGCAGTATGACAATAAACGGCCGGAACGGAGCTGGGAATATCTATATCAGTGCCCCCGAAAAAGTTGATCTGATCTACCGGAATGTTCATTATAAAGGGCCTAAGCTGGCTGAGAACGCAGCCGGAAGCATATTGTTGGATAACTCCGAAATACGGATTTCATTTGCGGAAGAAGGTGGAACTTTTATGGGAGAAGCAGTAAAGGCAAATCAAATCCGTTTCCGCGACGTGGTAAATATCACGAAAGACTATGATTCCGACGGAACCATGGAAGCCGTTTTAAAATTGACCGGTTCCGAACCGTCACTTATCGTAGAAACATTTCCGAGACAAACGGAAGTAATGATCGATTATGCCGGGCAGGAAACAGCGAAAGACCGCTTTACAGGCGGAGGCGGAGCCATCAATGCTGATCACCCTTTTGACTTTGTGATTGAATCAAAAGCGGCAATCAGGTATAAAGGAGTGCGCGAATATTTATCGGGCGCAAAGCCCAAAAAGGTCATTGAGAACAGCAATTCCTCCATAAGCATTCTCATTTATGAAGATGCACAAAAGGGTGTTGCCGATAAGATATTGTCTGTAGAAGGGGATGTCATTATAGGAGTGAACTCATCAGTCGATATCGACGTACGTGGCACTTCCCAGTGCCTGCTTGAAGTCAACGGCAATTTATCCGCAATGCCGGGCAGCTCGCTGTCACTGAGTGGTTATAAATTCGATTCCACCATTCCGGGAATAGTCACAAAATATCCTGTACTCCTGATGAAAGGCGGTGCCAGTTCAAATATTACATTTGACCGGCCTTCCAGGGTATCCATTCAGAGTCAGCAGACACAACAGGATTGGATGCGCTCCATCGGGTTTGTTTCCGATGGGACCATGAAATTCACAGCACATCAAATATCGTTGACAAAACGGACATCGGGAAATGAGTTATATTATGAAGCGGAAAACGGCGGATTAATCACAGTTGAAACCCGTATAAAGGGAGGTGCAAATGGGGTTACCCAATCGCTTTCCTATACTACGGAAAATAATGCACCTGTAAATGGCGGATCGCTCACCAAAGAAAACGTGGACATGAAAAACATCACACGTTTTTATCTTGCAAGCGACAAAAACCGGATCGATATTGATTCCGAAGATGATGCAACAGACAACCAAAAATCGGCCGGAACGGAAGAATATGGCCCGGGCATCGGAAATCTGAACAAGTATAAAGATCCATTGTTTCAGGATTTCCCAACCGGAAATTTTCAATTGAAAGAAGGAAGCCCATTGATTAATGTGGGGAATAATCAAAAATACCTTGATGCAATAAGCCTCTTCATGAATGAGGAGGAGAAAAAGCAGGCCAGTAAAGCACGGATCATAGGGGGGATTATTGATATCGGCGCCTATGAGTCTGATACTCCGGCGGACGGTAATACAGTGACCGGAGAAATAGACATTACAGATCTACCAGATGATATCGCGATATGGTCAAAGTACGGCAAATTATACATACAACCCGAGATGTCCGTTAAATTATTCGTATACACGGTCACCGGACTGCTGGTAAAGGTATTGGACATGAAAGAAAATGAAACGGCGGTACTTAGCCTTAGCACCGGGGTTTATCTGGTGGCTTCAAAGGATCATAAAACCAGAAAAGCAGTAGTGTATTGA
- a CDS encoding sodium:proton antiporter has product MELYYSLSILIVLATVFSYLNIRYLKLPSTIGIMLIAFIVSLVLVLVGKIFPSAPLQEFSHILNNMDFPDLLMGGMLNFLLFAGAIPIAMSDLKEQKLPVIIFSTLSVIISTFVIGFVLYYLLNFIFPMVHLHLEIPLVYCLIFGALISPTDPIAVLSILKNSNVPKSLEMKISGEALFNDGIAVVVVAVLLKAADGQSVDLSFINISWLLVKEAIGGLLVGLLLGYIGAKAEIGANEDYKVSVLITLSVVMGGTMIAHFMGISGPLTMVAAGLLMGNSKRRRVPGESQVAIFWELLEDIMNAVLFLLIGFELLLIPNLQNYWLIGIICIVTTLFARYISIKIPAVTLPLKEKFSHGAIIILVWGGLRGGVPIALALSLSDSPYKQIIIAATYFVVVFSIVIQGLTVGKIARKIKV; this is encoded by the coding sequence ATGGAACTATATTACTCACTTTCAATATTGATCGTATTGGCTACGGTTTTCTCATATCTCAACATCCGGTATTTAAAACTTCCGTCTACGATAGGGATTATGCTTATCGCATTCATTGTCTCATTGGTACTTGTCTTGGTAGGAAAAATATTCCCTTCTGCACCTTTACAGGAATTTTCACATATTCTTAATAATATGGATTTTCCTGATCTGCTGATGGGAGGCATGTTGAATTTTCTTCTTTTTGCAGGGGCTATTCCTATTGCAATGAGTGACCTGAAAGAACAAAAATTACCGGTAATTATTTTTTCCACCCTAAGTGTGATCATATCTACTTTTGTGATCGGTTTTGTCCTGTATTATTTGCTGAACTTCATATTTCCAATGGTACATTTACATCTGGAAATCCCTTTGGTTTATTGTTTAATATTTGGTGCATTGATCTCTCCGACTGACCCTATTGCCGTACTCAGTATCCTGAAAAATTCCAATGTCCCAAAATCCCTTGAGATGAAAATCTCAGGTGAAGCCCTCTTCAATGATGGTATAGCCGTAGTGGTGGTGGCTGTATTACTTAAGGCCGCAGACGGACAATCTGTAGACCTATCTTTTATTAATATTTCATGGTTACTGGTGAAAGAGGCGATCGGGGGACTTTTAGTAGGGCTATTGCTCGGATATATCGGAGCTAAAGCAGAGATTGGCGCAAATGAAGATTATAAAGTATCAGTATTGATCACCCTTTCAGTGGTGATGGGGGGAACTATGATTGCACATTTCATGGGCATTTCAGGCCCATTAACGATGGTAGCCGCAGGACTACTGATGGGAAATTCCAAAAGACGGAGGGTTCCGGGGGAAAGCCAGGTAGCTATTTTCTGGGAATTACTCGAAGATATCATGAATGCCGTATTGTTTCTGCTCATCGGATTTGAGCTATTGCTTATTCCTAATCTGCAAAATTACTGGCTGATTGGCATAATCTGTATCGTAACTACTTTATTTGCCCGTTACATATCTATTAAAATTCCTGCAGTAACATTACCTCTAAAAGAAAAATTCTCTCATGGGGCCATTATTATTCTTGTATGGGGAGGTCTGAGAGGAGGCGTTCCGATTGCACTTGCTCTGTCCCTCTCCGATTCTCCCTATAAACAAATCATCATTGCCGCGACTTATTTCGTGGTAGTTTTTTCCATCGTAATACAAGGACTTACTGTTGGAAAAATTGCCAGGAAAATTAAAGTATAA
- a CDS encoding organic hydroperoxide resistance protein, which produces MEALYTAVATSVGGRNGHVKSSDGLLDFEVKPPKEMGGPDGKYTNPEQLFAAGYSACFGSALNHVALLKRKRIESSITAKVSIGKKEGGGFMLAVEMDVNIPGMDQKEAEELAAEAHQVCPYSNATRNNIEVKIKVFTS; this is translated from the coding sequence ATGGAAGCATTATATACAGCAGTAGCTACTTCGGTGGGCGGAAGAAATGGTCACGTAAAATCATCGGACGGATTATTGGATTTTGAAGTGAAACCACCCAAAGAAATGGGAGGTCCCGATGGTAAATATACCAATCCGGAACAATTATTTGCAGCAGGTTATTCTGCATGTTTTGGAAGCGCCTTAAACCATGTTGCCCTATTGAAAAGAAAGCGAATAGAGTCATCAATAACTGCAAAAGTGAGCATCGGTAAAAAAGAAGGCGGAGGATTTATGCTCGCAGTGGAGATGGATGTCAACATTCCCGGCATGGACCAAAAAGAAGCAGAAGAACTGGCAGCAGAAGCACATCAGGTATGTCCATATTCTAATGCGACAAGAAATAACATTGAAGTAAAAATAAAAGTATTTACCAGTTAA
- the aspT gene encoding aspartate-alanine antiporter, with amino-acid sequence MDWIVKTMQNSPELAIFLTLALGFAIGKVKIKSFSLGSVTGVLLMGVVVGQLDITISPTVKSAFFLIFLFAVGYSVGPQFVRSLRKDGIPQILFACIVCVMCLVVPWVCALIAGFDIGNTVGLLSGANTISAVIGVATDTINQLSIDAAEKQRMINEIPVAYAVTYIFGTAGTAWFLSSIGPKILGGDIIKETREYEQTLGGAIQDDDPSLEDAYDGTTFRVIKASSNFFDTSKTVDEVEKMLVKEGWPVYIERMRNGKGEIIQEPQIDQKIEKNDLLVLNGPIDSLIADENSIGIEVADPELLGFRVEAIKVIVTNKAAVGMTLAKMKTCKDRHGVVLRRIHRGNAEVPLLKNVKLERGDVVEIEGRKTDVDRFAKFLGLAERPTNVTDLLYVALGIFIGGILGTLAIRVGNVPLSLSASGGVLILGIVFGWYHSRRPNIGAVPQPAVWLMNNLGLNTFIAVVGITAGPNFIAGLQAHGISLFIAGIFVSIIPMLVGLLMGKYIFKFPKAITLGACAGSRTTTAALGAIQDTIKSKVPALSYTTTYAIGNTLLIIWGVVIVLLMS; translated from the coding sequence ATGGATTGGATTGTGAAAACAATGCAAAATTCGCCAGAGTTAGCTATATTTCTGACATTGGCCTTAGGTTTTGCAATTGGAAAGGTGAAAATCAAAAGTTTCAGTCTTGGATCGGTAACCGGAGTGTTATTAATGGGAGTGGTGGTAGGACAATTGGATATTACTATTTCTCCTACAGTGAAATCCGCTTTTTTCCTCATTTTTCTTTTTGCTGTCGGTTACAGTGTCGGACCGCAATTTGTACGAAGTCTGAGGAAAGATGGAATACCGCAGATTCTTTTTGCATGTATCGTTTGTGTAATGTGTCTGGTGGTTCCATGGGTATGTGCGTTGATTGCCGGATTTGATATCGGAAATACGGTCGGATTATTATCTGGGGCCAATACTATTTCTGCAGTGATTGGTGTCGCTACGGATACCATTAATCAACTCTCGATCGATGCGGCGGAGAAACAAAGAATGATCAACGAGATACCTGTGGCTTATGCGGTTACTTATATATTTGGGACTGCAGGAACAGCGTGGTTTCTTTCTTCGATAGGACCTAAAATTCTGGGTGGAGATATTATTAAGGAAACGCGTGAATATGAACAAACGCTGGGAGGAGCCATTCAGGATGATGATCCCTCCTTAGAAGACGCCTATGATGGTACAACTTTCCGTGTGATTAAGGCTTCCAGCAACTTTTTCGATACAAGCAAAACAGTGGATGAGGTGGAAAAAATGCTGGTAAAAGAAGGCTGGCCTGTATATATTGAACGTATGCGGAATGGGAAAGGAGAAATCATTCAGGAACCACAGATCGATCAAAAAATAGAGAAGAATGACTTATTGGTACTTAACGGACCGATCGATTCACTGATCGCCGATGAAAATTCCATTGGTATAGAAGTGGCCGATCCTGAATTACTGGGTTTCCGGGTAGAAGCGATCAAGGTGATTGTAACGAATAAGGCAGCCGTGGGTATGACCCTGGCCAAAATGAAAACATGTAAAGATCGTCATGGTGTTGTTTTGCGTAGGATACACCGTGGAAACGCTGAAGTGCCTTTATTAAAGAATGTCAAGCTGGAACGGGGTGATGTTGTCGAAATTGAAGGACGCAAAACAGACGTGGATCGCTTTGCCAAATTTTTGGGACTTGCAGAAAGACCTACCAATGTAACTGATTTATTATATGTTGCTTTAGGGATTTTTATCGGAGGAATATTAGGTACATTAGCCATACGTGTTGGAAACGTTCCTTTGAGTTTAAGTGCCAGTGGGGGAGTGTTGATCTTGGGAATTGTCTTTGGCTGGTACCATTCCCGCCGTCCTAATATTGGCGCTGTTCCCCAACCTGCTGTTTGGCTCATGAATAATTTAGGATTGAATACATTTATAGCTGTAGTTGGCATCACTGCCGGTCCGAACTTTATCGCAGGACTTCAGGCACATGGTATCAGCCTGTTTATAGCCGGTATTTTTGTCAGTATTATTCCAATGTTGGTTGGTTTATTGATGGGTAAATATATTTTTAAATTTCCCAAAGCGATTACTTTGGGTGCCTGCGCCGGTTCACGTACAACCACTGCAGCATTGGGCGCGATTCAGGATACTATAAAAAGTAAAGTCCCCGCACTTTCTTATACCACCACTTATGCAATAGGAAATACATTATTGATAATTTGGGGAGTCGTTATTGTGCTTCTGATGAGTTAA